The Juglans microcarpa x Juglans regia isolate MS1-56 chromosome 2D, Jm3101_v1.0, whole genome shotgun sequence DNA window ATTCTGACAGACCTCATAAAACTCATTCCACCACAGTATCTTTTTTCTTAGTCTGCTCTAGTCGACCAACAAATACATCGCTACAAATACAAACAACTGCTTATGAGAACATAAAACATCGTGTTTAGCAATACGCTAGCATACTTCCTCGATTACCTCAATAGCAGAATGTGATCTAGAAAACACGTAACACGCCATGCAATAAACAAAGCCACCTAAAATACCAATAAAAAGTCAACGAAATGCAAAAACTGACCTTATCATCAACCGTAACCTTCAGCTGCAAGCTGTGgctcttcctcttcatcttaTACAGTCTCCGTCCCAAGATAACGAACCCCATCACAGCAGCCACCACGGAGAACGACCAAACCGGGCTCACTCTAAAAACACAATACTTCAAGATTTCAAGAGGAACCTTCCACCAAACTCCCCTCCCCTTCTCTCCCTCGCCGCCCGATTCTGCGTCAGATTTCAATTCTGTAATCGCATCAGCTTTGTGCTCGATCGAACTATTTCCACCGTCCAAATCACCCGAAATCTTCGAAAAGTCTCGTTGTTTCACGTAATTTTCCCCAAATTTCATCGAAACCAAAGCGTCTCCGCCAGAATCAGACCAGAAGTTGCTCGAAGGCTTATCCTCGGTCTGAATCAACTTAGCCAAATTTCCATTCTTGGCTTTTATTTCCACAAATCCTTCAAAAGCCATTTGGCTTTTCGCAGTTGCTGCGTTACCTAGTCCGTGTTTAGCGTCAAAATCACCAAGTTTACGATCGTCGGAACGATCGCTGCTCGAATCGGACCAGAACTCACCCGAGTTCTTCCTCGCATACCGTGTCTCGGACCCGGGATCGATCCAACTCGGATTGTCAGAGTCGACTTCGCTCACATCACCCTCTGTAGCAGTCTTGGCATACCTCTCCTTACTCTCGAGCGAGAAGTAATCGGACCTGATCATGCCCTCCGAATCACCATCGATTCCCTCAAAATTTCTGGGTGTTTCATCCGACTTGGACGGGTCAACAATAGCAGCACCGTCCGACTTAACCAGTACAGTATCGGAGTTGTGAAGCACCTCCCAGTCTTGGAACTCACCAGCCTCTCCTTCCATCCTGTTTGTTGGTTTGATTGTTTCAGAGGATCAAACCGaacaaacaaaggaaaaaatccCTAACCCCTAACCCTAACAATTAGATGTAGAAGCCCTTCTTATTGGTAGGAAAAGGTAAAGTTAGTTGATGCTTTTCATACCGACTCCACATTCTCTCTAGATTTTACTCTATAGATTCTCCATCACTTAGAGAAGGTCAGACA harbors:
- the LOC121249664 gene encoding uncharacterized protein LOC121249664 isoform X3, with the translated sequence MEGEAGEFQDWEVLHNSDTVLVKSDGAAIVDPSKSDETPRNFEGIDGDSEGMIRSDYFSLESKERYAKTATEGDVSEVDSDNPSWIDPGSETRYARKNSGEFWSDSSSDRSDDRKLGDFDAKHGLGNAATAKSQMAFEGFVEIKAKNGNLAKLIQTEDKPSSNFWSDSGGDALVSMKFGENYVKQRDFSKISGDLDGGNSSIEHKADAITELKSDAESGGEGEKGRGVWWKVPLEILKYCVFRVSPVWSFSVVAAVMGFVILGRRLYKMKRKSHSLQLKVTVDDKFMSRAARLNEAFSVVRRVPIIRPQLAAPGVTPWPAMSLR
- the LOC121249664 gene encoding uncharacterized protein LOC121249664 isoform X2 encodes the protein MEGEAGEFQDWEVLHNSDTVLVKSDGAAIVDPSKSDETPRNFEGIDGDSEGMIRSDYFSLESKERYAKTATEGDVSEVDSDNPSWIDPGSETRYARKNSGEFWSDSSSDRSDDRKLGDFDAKHGLGNAATAKSQMAFEGFVEIKAKNGNLAKLIQTEDKPSSNFWSDSGGDALVSMKFGENYVKQRDFSKISGDLDGGNSSIEHKADAITELKSDAESGGEGEKGRGVWWKVPLEILKYCVFRVSPVWSFSVVAAVMGFVILGRRLYKMKRKSHSLQLKVTVDDKVSQFMSRAARLNEAFSVVRRVPIIRPQLAAPGVTPWPAMSLR
- the LOC121249664 gene encoding uncharacterized protein LOC121249664 isoform X1, producing MEGEAGEFQDWEVLHNSDTVLVKSDGAAIVDPSKSDETPRNFEGIDGDSEGMIRSDYFSLESKERYAKTATEGDVSEVDSDNPSWIDPGSETRYARKNSGEFWSDSSSDRSDDRKLGDFDAKHGLGNAATAKSQMAFEGFVEIKAKNGNLAKLIQTEDKPSSNFWSDSGGDALVSMKFGENYVKQRDFSKISGDLDGGNSSIEHKADAITELKSDAESGGEGEKGRGVWWKVPLEILKYCVFRVSPVWSFSVVAAVMGFVILGRRLYKMKRKSHSLQLKVTVDDKKVSQFMSRAARLNEAFSVVRRVPIIRPQLAAPGVTPWPAMSLR